The Pyrus communis chromosome 2, drPyrComm1.1, whole genome shotgun sequence genome includes a window with the following:
- the LOC137725968 gene encoding F-box/kelch-repeat protein At3g06240-like, giving the protein MQNLFLTPKKMSNGPNLSEDIIEDILSRLPVKSVCRFRCVSKLWLHLTTQPHFIQAHLKRTQSRKLLISSTNSLFSLDHLAPIDDDLLPLELDFPLKGGEPLLPWIQTFGSCNGLVCIMPVPEKFFIFNPTTRDCLMVPDCPMPIHVCPGQDSRNGYHRHSFGYAPSINDYKFVKVAYGCMVHVFSLKNNSWKRVQDFPYKHLLDDSTTFLNGAVHWLCGPVGVGATYVIAAFDLAEEKFLDLAPPDSVTNHTRFTIGVLGGCLCLLHKSSMKQHSFWVMKEYNVKESWTRILITDSYFSLQPLCYWKDGKILLVRNRKQLLLCNTKNGTCKKFLVNGLPFPIFADVYVESLVSPNFQQN; this is encoded by the coding sequence ATGCAAAACCTGTTTTTGACCCCGAAAAAAATGTCAAACGGCCCAAACCTTTCAGAAGATATCATTGAAGACATTCTCTCTAGACTTCCTGTGAAGTCTGTATGTAGATTCCGGTGTGTATCGAAGTTATGGCTCCATCTCACCACTCAACCCCACTTCATCCAAGCTCACCTGAAGAGAACCCAGAGTCGCAAACTCCTTATCAGTTCTACAaattctctcttctccttgGACCATCTCGCACCTATAGATGATGATTTGTTACCCCTGGAGCTTGATTTTCCACTCAAGGGCGGCGAACCCCTCCTTCCTTGGATCCAAACCTTTGGTTCGTGTAATGGATTGGTCTGCATTATGCCCGTGCCAGAAAAATTCTTTATATTCAATCCTACCACCAGAGATTGCTTGATGGTACCGGATTGCCCCATGCCGATTCATGTTTGTCCTGGACAAGACAGCCGTAATGGTTATCATAGGCACAGTTTTGGTTATGCTCCTTCTATCAATGACTACAAGTTTGTGAAGGTTGCTTATGGATGCATGGTGCATGTGTTTTCACTGAAAAACAATTCATGGAAAAGGGTTCAAGATTTTCCTTACAAACATCTTCTGGACGATTCCACAACATTTCTCAATGGAGCTGTGCACTGGTTATGTGGCCCCGTCGGAGTTGGAGCTACCTATGTCATTGCTGCATTTGATTTAGCAGAAGAGAAGTTCTTAGACTTGGCACCACCTGATTCAGTCACAAATCATACTAGATTTACGATTGGCGTTTTGGGAGGGTGCCTTTGTTTGCTACACAAGAGCAGTATGAAGCAACACTCGTTTTGGGTCATGAAAGAGTATAATGTGAAGGAGTCTTGGACGAGGATCTTGATCACTGACTCATATTTTTCTCTACAGCCGTTGTGTTACTGGAAGGATGGCAAGATATTACTGGTGAGAAATCGAAAGCAATTACTACTGTGCAACACGAAGAACGGAACTTGTAAAAAGTTCTTGGTAAATGGCCTTCCGTTTCCCATCTTTGCTGACGTGTATGTGGAGAGCCTGGTGTCTCCAAACTTTCAGCAGAACTAG
- the LOC137724701 gene encoding auxin-responsive protein SAUR78-like, with amino-acid sequence MKKMNFLIRKCKSLSRQLGRSSSCGSLRSKSARENICVHDSHELHHHQTVIFVGSTRKRYVISSKYLNHPLLDALIDKSPKQKRGEENGILVNCEVVLFDHLLWMLENNAEDPSFGSTSESLEELAALYVF; translated from the coding sequence atgaagaagatgaatttTCTGATACGGAAGTGCAAGAGCTTGTCAAGACAGCTAGGGCGATCTTCATCATGCGGTAGCCTAAGGTCGAAATCTGCGAGGGAGAATATATGTGTGCATGATAGTCATGAACTTCatcatcaccaaactgtaaTATTCGTGGGAAGCACGAGGAAGCGTTATGTGATTAGCTCGAAGTACCTCAACCATCCGTTGTTAGATGCCTTGATCGACAAGTCACCGAAGCAAAAACGAGGAGAGGAGAATGGCATCTTGGTAAACTGTGAGGTGGTTTTGTTTGATCACTTGTTGTGGATGCTGGAGAATAATGCAGAAGATCCCAGCTTTGGTAGCACTTCAGAGTCATTGGAGGAATTGGCTGCCCTCTATGTGTTCTGA